The following is a genomic window from Micrococcus cohnii.
CACCGGTGGCAGGGCCGCGAGCAGGTCGAAGAACGCCGCGGCCGCCGTGAACGCCACCGCGCAGCGGGCCACCGTCAGCCGCCGCCGCGTCCACCGCCAGGCCAGGCCGATCAGCATGACGACGATCGCGATCGGGTAGAGGAACATCAGCACGGGGATCGACCACTCGATGATCGCCTCGAGCCCCAGGTTCGCCAGCGCGAACGAGACCGCCAGGAACACGCTGGCCCACAGTCGATAGGAGCCGGCGAACATCTCGGAGAACACCTCGGCGCACGCCACCGTCAGCCCGATGCACGTCTTCAGGCAGGCCACCAGCACGATCGCCGCGATCAGATATGCACCGACGGTCCCGAAGTAGTGGCTCGATGCGCCGGCCAGCACGTCGCCGCCACCCTCGGCGTCCGGCAGCGCGCCGTGGCTGGTCGCCCCCATGTACGCCAGCGCCGCGTACACCGCCGCCATGCCCAGCCCGCCGACGGCGCCCGCCTTACCCAGCTCGACGGCCATGCGCTGCGGGCCTTCGACTCCCAGGCGGCCGGCCGCGTCGACGATCACCACGGCGAACGCGAGCGAGGCGAGCGCGTCCATCGTGTTGTAGCCGTCCAGCAGGCCCCGGCCTGCGGCCCCGCTCGCATACGCCTCGCCCGGCGCTGGCAGGGCCCCCGTCGACATCGGCGAGACCAGCGCCCCGACGAACAGGGCGCCCAAGAGCACCAGGAACACCGGCGTCAGGTAGCGCCCCACCCAGTCCATCAGCCGCCCCGGCCGGAACGCCGCCACCGCCGCCACCGCGAAGAACACCACCGTGAACACTGTCAGCCAGGGGCCGCCGTCGCCCACCAGGGGAGCGACGCCGATCTCGTAGGACACCGTCGCCGTGCGCGGGGTCGCGAACAGCGGGCCGATGGTCAGGTACAGCAGGCACGTGAACACGGCCGCGAAGACCGGCGAGAGCGGCGCGGTCATGTCCCGCACCGAGCGTGAGCCCGTCACCGCCGAGGCGACGATCCCCAGCACCGGCAGGCCAACCGCCGTCGCCAGGAAGCCCAGAGCCGCCGGCACCACCGACGCGCCCGCGTCCCGGCCCAGCCCTGCCGGGAAGATCAGATTGCCGGCACCGAAGAACAGGCCGAAGATCAGGGAGGCCAGCAGCAGGGTCTGGCCGGGGCGCAGGCGGACGGGCATCGAGAACCTCTCGGGCGTAGGGGACGACGGTGCCCGGCGGCGCCTCGGCGGCGGTGCACCGGGGCCGCGGGCGGATCGGCGGGACTCGACAGTACCGTGGGGCAGGACGCCCTGGTCTCCTGCCGTGACACGCAGTAGAGTTCCAGCAGTCACACCATAGAGCGCGCCGGTTCAGGCTGGCGTGTCAGAAGAGGGGTGCCCGCGTGGGTGCATATCCGGGCCTGCAGGCCGTCGCCGATCGCGCCGCGTACTACGGCATGATCCGCCAGTCGCTGCTCGAGGACCTGCTCCTAGAGCGGCTCGGCCAGGACTACACCTTCACTGTGGATCTCGACGCCGGTGAGTTCGCCTTTCTGGGCGAGGCGGGTCAGTCCGTCACGGCCACCCCCACCCTCGTCGCCTCCGTTGCCCCCGGTCCACGCTCGTTGCTGTGGGGGTGGGCCGGTCACGACGTTCCCGGCCCCGAAGCCACCGCCACTCGAGACCTTGGCCAGCAGTACGGCATCGATGAGCTGGTCGCTCCGGAGGTGCCGTTTGCCGCCGACGCGTCCCACGACTCGGATGCGGAGGTCACCGCGCTCGCCCACCTGGCCGGGCTCGCCGCCGTCGAGGCAGTGCGCGCGGGCGTCTACTACACCTTCCCCGCCGGTGGCGGCACGCGGGGGGTGCTCCACCTGCAGGGGATCGAGGTGCCCGAGCCCACCATCGCCGAGATCGTCCTGCGGTTCCCGCGCGTCGCCGAGGAGTTCTCCCGCTGCCAGGACGCCCGGTCGGCGGTGGTGGGCCTGTCCGAGCACCTCGGCTGGCGCCTCGACTGGGACGGTCCGCACCGCTCTGGTGCCACGCTCCACGACGGCGCGGGGCGCACCGTCGCGTTTGGTTTCGATGCGCAGGGGCGGCTGTCCCGGGTCGACGCGCCCTCGCTCTGATTCGCGCGTTCTGGTCTGCGCGTACCTCGGACCCGCACGACAATGTGACATAAAATACAGCACTGTGTAGCCTGTGCCGCGTCCATCATCACTCGTGGGCGCGCCCTGACGGCATCGGCGGCGTGTCCATCGCACCGTCACCGAGGAGCCCCCGAGATGGCCACCGCCGCCCCGTCCGCCGAGAACACGCCGCCACCGCACGATCAGGACCCTGCGGAACCCACGCCGACCCGTCGGCCCCGTTCGCAGAAGTTCCTCGACGCGGTCGAGACCGTCGGCAACAAGCTGCCCCACCCGGCGACCCTGTTCGCCCTGCTGGCACTGCTCGTCGCCGTTCTGTCGGCCGTGTTCTCCTCGATGGGCCTGAAATTCGAGGACCCGGTCGAGGGCGGCCAGGTCGAGGTGTTCAACCTCCTCTCGCCCGCCGGTGTGCAGTGGATGTTCACGCACGCGGTCGAGAACTTCGTCGGCTTCGCACCGCTGGGAGTGGTTCTCGCCACGATGCTCGGCATCGGCATGGCCGAGCAGTCCGGGCTCATCGGCACGGTGCTGCGCCAGTTCATCCTCTCGGTACCGAACTTCCTGGTCACCGCCGGCATCGTTTTCGCCGGCGTGATGTCCTCCGTCGCCTCCGACGCCGGGTACGTTGTGCTGCCGCCCGTGGCCGCGATCCTCTTCATGGCCGTCGGACGCCATCCGCTGGCGGGCCTGGCGGCCGCCTTCGCCGGTGTCTCGGCCGGCTTCAGCGCTAACCTGCTGCTCTCGGGCACCGACGTGATGCTCGGCGAGCTGACCATCGAGGCCGCCCGCACCATCGACCCGGCCTACGCGGACGGCATGAACCTGGCGATGAACTACTGGTTCATCATCGTCTCGACCTTCCTGCTGACGATCGTCGGCACCCTTGTCAGCCAGTTCGTCGTCGAGCCCCGTCTGGGCCCGTGGAAGGGTGAGGGCCGGATCGACACCGAGACGGCCGTCAAGCTTAGCGGGCTCGAGAAGAAGGGCCTGATCTGGGCCTCGGTCTCCGGCGCCGCGACCGTCGCCCTGCTCGCGCTGCTGATCGTCCCCGAGTGGGGCATGCTGCGCGGTGAGGACGGCGGCGTGGTGCAGTCCCCGTTCATGGACTCGCTCGTCGTGGTGATCATCGTCGCGTTCTTCGTGCCGGGGCTGGTCTACGGCATCGTCACCAAGGTCATCCGCAGCGACGCCGACGTCGTCGAGCAGCTCTCCAAGACCCTGGCCGGCATGTCCGTGTTCCTCGTGCTCGCATTCACCGCGGGCCAGTTCATCGCGTTCTTCAATGAGTCCAAGCTCGGCCTGCTGCTCGCGGTCAAGGGCGCCGCACTGCTGGAGTCGATCAACTTGACCGGCATTCCGCTGCTGCTCGTGTTCATCCTGTTCGTCGCCCTCGTGAACCTGGTCATCGGCTCCGCCTCGGCCAAGTGGGCGATGCTCGCGCCGATCATGGTGCCGATCATGATGCAGCTGGGCATCTCGCCCGAGTTCACCCAGGCCGCCTACCGCGTCGCGGACTCGTCGACGAACATCCTCTCGCCCCTGATGACCTATTTCGCGCTCATCATCGCGGTGGTGCAGAAGTACGACAAGAAGATGGGCATTGGGTCCCTGGTGGCCACGATGCTCCCGTACTCGATCGCGTTCCTGCTCGCCTGGAGCGGAATGACGATCGGCTGGATGGTTCTGGACCTGCCGCTCGGGCCGGACGCCCCCGTGCGCTACGAGCCCTGAGCCGCTGAGCGCCCCGCCCGCCCCTCGTCTCGGCCCCGAACGCTTGCGTCGGCGTCCATACGAGGGATTGGGTGGGGCGCATGTGCACCCATCCGAACAAGAAGACCGACCCGCGCCGCCTCGAGGCCGAGCTCGCCGAGGTGATCGAGCAGGTCCGTGGCACCGACGGCGGGGAGCCCTCGGATTATCTGGCCGACGTGGACGGCCGCGACCCGGACTCCTTCGCGGTCGCGGTCTGCACCACCGACGGCGTGCAGGCGGACGAGGGCGACGAGTCGCGCGCCTTCGCCCTGCAGTCGGTCTCCAAGGCCGTCACCTACGCGGTCGCCCTGCAGGAGCGCGGGCTTGAACCCGTCCTGCAGCGGGTCGGCGTCGAACCCAGCGGCGCAGCGTTCAACGAGCTGACGCTGCACGCCGACGGCAGGCCGTACAACCCGCTGATCAACGCCGGCGCGATCATGACCCATGCGTTGATCCCCGGCGACGACGAACAGGCGCGCATGCGCCTGCTGCTGCAGCGCTACAGCGACCTCGCGGCGGCGGAACTGTCCGTCTCCCAGGACGTGCTCGATGCGGAGCTGGCGCGGGCCCATCGCAACCTGGGCCTGGCACACATGCTCCAGGCCGCGGACATGCTTCCCGATGACGCCCCGGAGGTCGTGCGCGGCTACCTGGCGCAGTGCTCGGTCGAGGTGACCGTCTCACAGCTGGCCACGATGGCGGCGACGATCGCGGCCGGCGGCGTGAACCCCGTCTCGGGGGAGCGCGTGCTCGAGGAGTGGGTCGTGCAGCAGACCATGTCCGTCATGTTCTCGTGCGGCATGTACGACGCCTCAGGCCAGTGGATGGCCGAGGTCGGCATTCCGGCGAAGTCCGGCGTCTCCGGCGCTCTGATGGGCGCGGTGCCCGGGGCGCTGGGCATCGCCTCGTGGTCGCCCCGGCTCGACGGGCAGGGAAACTCGGTGCGCGGCATCGGCGTTTTCGAGGAACTCTCGGCGCGTTGGGACCTGCACGTGCTGCGCCACCGGGATGCGATGGCCGGACTGCGCGAGATCACCGGTGGGAATGCCGGCGGCTGAACGACGGTTCCCCACCTGCGGCCCCGGCCCCGATGGCTCCGTTCCAACGGAGGCGCCCGGGCGGTACGACGACATCCGAACGCTTCCGGAAGGAGCATCACCATGATTGACGTGAAGAACCTGCCGTTCACTGATGAAAACACGATTCCGCAGCTCGGCTTCGGCGTCTGGAAGGTGGAAGACGAGACCGCCGCCGACGTCGTCCGCCAGGCGATCGAGGCCGGTTACCGCCATATCGACACCGCCGCGATCTACGGCAATGAGGCCGGAGTGGGTCGGGGGATCAAGGAATCCGGCCTCGCCCGCGAGGACCTGTTCCTCACCACCAAGGTGTGGAACTCGGACCAGGGCTACGACGAGACCTTCGCCGCACTCGAGGCCTCGCTCGAGAAGCTCGGCACCGAGTACGTCGACCTGTACCTCATCCACTGGGCGAAGCCCGCCCAGCAGAAGTATGTCGAGACGTGGAAGGCGCTCATCGAGCTGCAGAAGCAGGGCAAGGTCCGCTCGATCGGCGTCTCCAACTTCCCGCAGGCCCAGCTGGAGGAGATCATCGAGGCCACCGGCGTCACCCCGGTGATCCACCAGATCGAGCTGCACCCCTACTTCCAGCAGCGTCCGCTGCGCGAGTTCGGCGAGAAGCACGGCATCCTCACCGAGGCCTGGTCACCGCTGGGCCAGGGCGGGAACCTGCTGCAGGATCCGGTCATCACGCAGATCGCCGCGGACCGCGGCGCCACACCGGCGCAGGTCGTGCTCGCCTGGCACCTGGCCATCGGCAACGTCGTGATCCCGAAGTCCGTGACCGCCGAGCGCATCGTCGCGAACCTGGAGGCCGCCGGCGTGCGCCTCAGCAGCGAGGAGATCGCCCGGATCGACGGCCTGGACCGGGCCGACGGGCGCATCGGTCCCGACCCGGCTGAGTGTGATTTCTGAGCCCTGCTGCGGCGCCGGCGCCGCCGGATCGTGCAAATTCCACGGTCCGGCGGCGGGTGTTGACCGACGCCGAGCCATCCCGGTGGCGACAACGGCGGTGGTAGCTTGGGGCCAAGAGCGCCCACGTGGGTCCGCCGTCGGCCGAGCCGGCAGTGCGCGACACACGGGCCGCGACACCTGACCGCCGACACCGGAAGGCACACACCGATGGGTTCTCACACTCCAACGGCCTCGACGCAGACCGCGGGGGCCCCGCGCGGTCTCCACGTCTCCGACCAGACCCGCTCCAGCTCGATGGGCGACCTGCTCGCCGCTCTGATCCGCCTGCTGCCTCTGCAGATCAAGGATGAGCTCTCGCTCGCCCTGTCGCAGGCGAAGTCCAAGGGCGTGAAGATCGGCGTCGCGGCCGGTCTGATCATCGTGGGCCTGGTGATGCTCGCCGGCATGCTGGTCTCGCTGGTCGTCGCCGTGATCGGCGCGTTCGCCCCCTCCCAGTTCTGGCTGCCGGCCCTGCTCGTGGCCGCCGGCTTCCTCGTGCTCGGCCTGATCCTCGCCGGCATCGGCGCCATGATGATCAAGGGCGCCATGCCGATCGTCCCGGCCGAGACGGTGCGCAACCTGGAGTACGACCTGGGCTACCTCAAGGAGGGCAACAACTTCGACCCGGCCGAGTACGACCGGGTCAAGGCCGAGCGCGCCGAGAAGGCCCGCCTCGAGAAGCAGCGTGCCGCCGAGCGCAAGAAGATCGAGGCCAAGGAGAACAAGAAGGCCAAGAAGAACGGCGAGGCGCTGCCGCACCCGTCGAAGGACCAGGCCTCGACCGACGAGGTGCGCCGCCGTGCCGACCTGCGCCGCCGTCACCTGGGCGACATTCGCTCGGGCCTCGAGGAGCGCGCCTCGGTCAAGGGACAGATCGCTGCGTTCTCCGCGCAGCGCAAGGGCCGCGGTGCCACCGCCGACACCAAGGGCACTACCGGCGTGACCGCCCCGTACACCGGCGCCGCCCGCGCCGGCGAGAAGGCCGGCGTCGCGGAGGACTACGTGAAGGACCGCTGGCAGCCGCTCGCGCTGCTCGGTGCCTCCGGCACCGCCTTCGGTGTGCTGGCCACCCGCCTGACCAAGCGCAAGTGACCGTCGGCGTCATCTGCTGACGCCCACGTTGAACGGCGCCCCGATCCGCCCGGATCGGGGCGCCGTTCTCTGTAGAATCGGGGCATCTCGACGGGGGAGGAGCACGCATGCAGCCGCAGTATCTGCTTCCGATCCTGTGTGCCCTCGGCGGTGCCGTCTGCCTGGCCCTCGGCAGCGAGCGGCAGTCCGCGGGGGTTCGAGCTGCGGAGACGGCGCTGGCGACACGGCGCTTCGGCTTCCTCGCCCTGCTGGGCTCCGGCCCGTGGCTCGTCGGCGGCGCACTGATGCTGGCCGGCATCGGTCTGAACGTGTCTGCGCTGGCGCACGCCCCGCTCACGGTCGTGCAGCCGCTGGGGGCCTTCGCCGTCGCCGTCACGACGGTGCTGCATGCCCGGTCGATGCGCATCCGCATCGACCCGGCCACGTGGACCGCCGTCGCCGCCTGTGTGACCGGCTCGATCGGTTTCGTCCTCGTCGCCCTGACCCTCACCAATCCGAACACCACCCCCAGCCCCGCGCAGGAGCACCGCACTGTGGTGCTGGCGGCCATCATGACGGGCCTGGCGCTCGTCGCGGCCCTCGTGTTGCATCGTCGGCCGAACGCATGGCTGCCGGTGCTCGTGGCCGGCGTGCTCTACGGCTTCGTCGCGGTCGGTGTTCGTCTCGCCTCCGTGCACGTGCTCGCCGGTGACCGGGGCGGCTTTCTCGGCGTGCCCTGGACGGTCGCGGGCATGATGTCCGTGGCCGCGCTGCTCGGTGTGTACTTCGTGCAGACCGCCTACCGGCACGGCCCGCCGGACCTCGTCGTCGCCGGTCTCACGGTCGTGGACCCGATGGTGGGCGTGCTCGTCGGCGTCACGGTTCTCGGCGAGCTGCAGGCATACCCGCCCGTCGGCGCCGTGGCCGCGATGCTCGTGGCCGCCGTCGTGGCCGTGGCCGGCATCGTCGTGCTCTCACGCAACCACCCCGACGTCCTGGCCCGACGCGAGCAGGATGCCGCCCCGTCACGACCCTCGACCTCAGGAGCGTCCCAGACATGACTTCCGTTCAGACCGCCGCCGAGCGCCCGCTCCGGGTGATGATCGCCGCTGACACCTATCCGCCGGACGTCAACGGAGCGGCCACCTTCTGCTTCCGCCTCGCTACCTCGCTGCATGAGCGCGGACACGAGGTCCACGTCGTCGCCGCGCGTCAGGACGGCGGGCCGGACACGCTTGAGCACCGTCCCGAGGCCACCGTGCACCGTCTGCAGTCCCTGCCGACCCCGACGCACGAGTACTACCGGCTCGTCATGCCCTGGCACGCCAAGCGCTCCATGCACCGCATCCTGTCCGAGGTCCGGCCCGACGCCCTGCACGTGCAGTGCCACTACATGGTCGGTGAGGCCGCGATCAACGCGGCGGTGCGCCGTCGCGTGCTGACCGTGTCGACGAACCACTTCATGCCGGAGAACCTCGAGCCGTTCCTGCCGTTCCCGCAGTGGTTCCTCGACATCGTCTCGAAGAACTCGTGGAAGGACATGGGCCGGCTCATGGGCCAGGGAGCCGTCGTGACGACGCCGACCGCCCTGGCGGCCCGCGCGATGGCCGAGCACGCCGGGCTGGACACCGTGCTGCCCGTGTCCAACGGCATCGACGCCTCCCGCTATGAGCCCGCCGAGGGTGAGACCCTCGACCCGCACGCCTCGCCGACCGTCCTGTTCGTGGGGCGCCTGGCCGTCGAGAAGAACATCGATGTGCTCATCCGTGCGATCGCCTGGCTGGCCGAGCACCGGCCAGAGCTGGACGTGCACGCCGAGATCGTCGGCGACGGCGAGCAGCGCACCGTGCTGCGTGAGCTGATCGACGAGCTCGGCGTCGGCGACCGCGTGCACATGCGTGGCCACATCGACGAGGAGGCCCTGCGCCAGGCGTATCTGAAGGCTGACGTGTTCTGCCAACCGGGCACCGCGGAGCTGCAGTCACTCGTCTCGCTCGAGGCGATGAGCGCCTCGACGCCCGTCGTGCTGGCCGACGCCCTGGCGCTGCCGCACCTGGTCGAGGACGGCGAGAACGGATTCCTCTTCGTGCCGGGGGATGCGCAGGACCTCGCCGAGAAGCTGGGCCGGGTGCTCGGCGCGTCCGAGGCGGACCGCCGCGCGATGGGGGAGGCCTCCCATGCCAAGGCCCTCAAGCACTCCGCCGAGAAGACCGTCGACGTGTTCGAACGGCTCTATCGGGGGGAGACGTCGGCGCAGGTGCGGGCCGAGCTGGGCGGCTGAGCCGTCACGATAGGATGGGCCGGTGCCCGCGGCCGCTGTAGGGTCTCGGCGCGCGGCACTGGGGGCGTTAGCTCAGTCGGTCAGAGCAGGGGACTCATAATCCCTTGGTCGCGGGTTCAAGTCCCGCACGCCCTACCCTGACGCCGCACCCGAGCAGGGGCGGCGCGCGTGCGCCGTGATCCGGAGCCGAGCGAATCGTTCTGAAAACGTCATCGCCTCCATGCCCGGGATGCGGCGGCTCAGATGCATACTCGACGCATGCTTGTGTCTGACCAGCGCGACCGTGAGGCGGTCGTGATCGACTACCGGGTGGACGGTGCGCCCGTCCCTGAACAGCTGCGCTCCCTGTACGACGCCGTCGGATGGACCGCTTACACGGACGATCCGCAGTCGCTCGTCGCCGGTGTGGCCGGTTCGGCGAACGTCGTCACTGCATGGGACGACGAGACGCTGGTCGGCCTGGCCCGCGTCATCTCCGACGGTCACACGATTGCCTACCTGCAGGACGTCCTCGTCCGCCCGGAGCATCGGCGTCGCGGGGTGGCGACGGAGCTGGTGCGCCGCGTCTTTGAGCCTTTCGCCTCGGTGCGGCAGCACGTGCTGCTCACGGACGCCGAGCCCGGGCAGAGCCGGTTCTACGAGTCGCTCGGCTTCCGCGAGACCCGCGACTTCCCCGGCGCGGGACTGCGCGCCTTCGTCCGCCTGCCCTGAGCGGCGCCGTTGCAGTGGCGCACGACGACGGCCCCGTCCCACGCGGATGCGCGGAGCGGGGCCGTCGTCGTGATCAGATCGCGGCGGGCGCGGCGGCTCAGTAGCGGCCGGCCACACCCAGCATGTTGGCCGGCATGTAGTCGGTCGAGGTGATCAGGATGCCGTCCGACGGGTTCAGGGCGTGGGCCATCTGGCCGCCGCCGAGGTAGATGGCGACGTGGTACACACGGCCCGAGCCGTTGGCCCAGAACAGCAGGTCGCCCGGCTGTGCCTGGGACATCGGGACCTTGGTGGAGGAGGCGTACTGCGAGTTTGCGGTGCGCGGCACGGAGATGCCGGCGGCCGACAGGGCGTTCTTGGTGAAGCCGGAGCAGTCGAATCCGGCCGGGCCGTTGCCGCCCCACAGGTAGAACGAGCCCGGGTTGTTCGCGATGGACACCGCAGTGTTCACGGCGGCCTGCTTGCCGGAGGACTGGCGGACCGGCTCGGGAGCCGGCTTCGGGGCCGGAGCGGTCTCGACCGGGGCCGGAGTCGGAGCGGGGGCCGGGGCGGGCTCCGGGGTCTCCTCGACGACCGGGGCCGGCTCGACGTCGACGACCGGCTCGGTCTCGACCGGGGCCGGGGCCTCAGCCGGGGCCTCGGTCTTGAGGACCATGCCCGGGTGCAGCATGTCCGAGAGCGTCATGTCGTTCAGCTCGGCGAGGCGCTGCATCGACATGTCGGCGCGAGCGGCGACGGTGTACCAGCCCTCGCCCTGGCGGACGCCGACGGTGCCCTCGGCGAGCTCGCGGTCGGCGATCTCGCCGGCGGCGGCCTTCAGCTGCATGCCGGCGTGGAGCGGGGTGTCGATGGTCATGCCGTTGCCGGCGGCCAGCGCGTACATCGGGATGCCGGTGGCGACCGAGGCCTGCCACCAGCCGTCGCCGGCCTGCACGGTGTAGGTCTCGGCGGCAGGAGCGGCCTGGGCCTGCTCGGCGGTGGTCAGGGCGCCAGCGGAGGCGAGGGTGCCTGCGCCGAGGGCGAAGGCGAGGCCAGCGGCGGCGGAACGGGGGGCGCGGTTGTGCTTCGAGGTCTCAGTCATGTTGTTCTCCCAATACAGGGCCCGGCTCCATTGCGGGCACAGCAGCGCCCGCGCCGAAATACCGGTGCGAAGTGATCAGCGATGGTGAGGCCGGAGCCGCAAACTGCGGCCGGGGGAAGGCCCGGATCGAGCACGTCCGTGCCCGTTGTTATCGAATATACACCTTCGTTATCGAAACGCAATTTGGCACTCGGGGTGTGGACAAGTTCCCCGCGAGGCCGACCCTCGGCCCGGGTAGCGTGAGGCGCGTGAACTCAGGCGACTCGACCACGTGCACTTCGACGACACCCCCGTCTGCCCCGGCGCGGTGTGAGGAACGACTCCTGCTGATGGACGCCCGCTACACCCGGACTGACTTCCACGACGGCATCTCGCGCTACGGCTCCAGTCTGATCGACGCGGTGGTTCGCCGGGCGGCTCGCCGCGAGGGGGCGGTTCGGTTCCGTGTCGAGATGCTCATTCACGACGAGCGTCAGCTGGCCCTGCTGCCCGTGGGGGTCTCGTGGCACCGGGTCGGTGCACCAACCTCCGTCGCAGAGCCGCTCGTGGCCCGGAGGGTGAACGCTCTGGCCCCGGACGTGGTGTTCTCCCCGATGCAGACCATGGGCTCCTTCGGGCGTTGCTACGGGCTGATCCTGACCCTGCACGACCTGATCTACTACCAGCACCGCACGCCACCGCAGAACCTTCCCCTGCCGGTGCGCCTGCTGTGGCGGCTGTATCACCTGGGATACGGACCGCAGCGCCTGCTGCTCAACCGGGCGGACCGGGTGGCCACCGTGTCCGAGACGACCGCCGCCCTCATCCGGCGGCATCGGCTGACCCGGCGTCCCGTGGACGTGGTGTCCAATGCGCCACAGGCGGTCCAGGCGCCCCGCGACCCGGACCGGGCCCCGGACAAGTCACTCGTCTACATGGGCTCCTTCATGGAGTACAAGGGTGTCGATGATCTCGTCGCCGCTGTCCCGCTGTTGCCCGGTTACACCCTGCACCTGCTCTCGACGATCACCCCGGGGCGGCGCGCTGAGCTCGAGCAGGCCCTGGACGCCGCACGACGGCGGGAGGGCGCCTGCGGCGGGACGGTCGTGTTCCACGGCGGTGTCAGCGACGAGAGGTACGTCGAGCTGCTGCGGTCGGCCACGGCACTGGTGACCCTCTCCCGGGCCGAGGGCTTCGGGCTGCCGCTGGCTGAGGCCATGTCCCACGGCACCCCCGTCGTCGCGACGGACCTGCCGATCTTCCATGAGATCGGCGGAGATGACGGCGCGTACCTGCCTGTCGATGTTGCCGAGGCGCCTGCCACGGTGCTCGCCGCCGCGGTGCGACGCTTGGAACGTCCCGATGCCTTCGCGGCGGCATCGCGGGCAGCAGCCCGCCAGGCCGAGAGGTTCACCTGGGACGCCTCGGCTGATCGCCTGCTCGACGCCGCCGAGGCCGTGCTCCAGGCCCGCCGGTCGGTGCCGGAGCAGTGCCCTCCAGCGGCCACAACACCGACGGCCCCGTGACTCCGATCAGCAGCGACGGGTCGAGGTAGCGGTCGCGCACCGTGGTGCCGATCCGCCAGCCGTCGACCAGGCGCACCCCCAGGTGCACGCAGGTTCGCTCGCAGTGCTGCGAACCCAACTCCACCGTGCCGATTGGCTGCCCTGCCCGGACGGCTTGCCCCTCCGACACCGAGCCGCTCACCGGCTCCACGGCGCTGATCACGCCGCCAGGGTGCTCAAGGCTGACCACCGGACGCCCCGCCACACTGCCGACGAACCGGACGGTTCCGTCCGCCGGTGCCAGCACGGTCGGTTCGTCCGCCGCGAGGTCGACCCCGCGATGCCCGGGACGCCACGGCTGCGGGGGAGCCTGGAAGGCGCGTAGCACTTCGGGCGGGTCCGGGCGTGGCACGGGGGAGTGCCAGTGCAGGCCCGTCGGGACGGGGCGAGCCGGCAGGATCGCGGTGGCCGCGGGCGACGCGACGCCGTCCTGGGCGACCGGGGCGGCGCCGGACAGCAGCGGGCAGATCAGCAGGAGCAGGGCGGCCAGTGCAGCCGCCGCCGGTCTCGCGACGCCGACGCGGCGGGGTCGACGACAGAGCCCAGGGGTCCGAGACATGGAGCGGTCAGGTGAAGGCATGCCACCACGGTTGCCGACCCGGGACCGCCTCGTCCGGGGACGGCGTGACGCGTGCGGCGTGTGCGGGATCGTCCGGTCGGAACGCACTGCTGTGCAGGAGGGGGCCGATGACCGGCCCTCCGGGCTCCTGGGGTAGAATGGCCGCAGCAGTGGCAAGAGCCGCGCAGACGAGCGCGCGCACTTGCGCTGACTACGCGCATCGCGGTGCACGGGGTCCTCATTCCGTGCAGGCGTCGCCGACGGTTCCGCCGCAGGGCGGGGCGGCGGCGTCCGAGCACCGATCGTCGTGATGCCAGGGACCGTCCGCCGGGCGGTCGTCAAACCGTGAAAGAACCATCGGCAGACCGCCTGCGCGTGAGGCGCGGGGTGACTACGGCTGCCACAGAAGGGAATCGTCATGCCCGTCGTGACCATGCGCCAGCTGCTCGACTCCGGTGTCCACTTCGGCCACCAGACCCGTCGCTGGAACCCCAAGATGAAGCGCTTCATCTTCACCGAGCGCAACGGCATCTACATCATCGATCTGCAGCAGTCGCTGTCCTACATCGATCAGGC
Proteins encoded in this region:
- a CDS encoding M23 family metallopeptidase; this translates as MPLRSVKMKRFILGFQRRVWWPKWTPESSSWRMVTTGMTIPFCGSRSHPAPHAQAVCRWFFHGLTTARRTVPGITTIGARTPPPRPAAEPSATPARNEDPVHRDARSQRKCARSSARLLPLLRPFYPRSPEGRSSAPSCTAVRSDRTIPHTPHASRRPRTRRSRVGNRGGMPSPDRSMSRTPGLCRRPRRVGVARPAAAALAALLLLICPLLSGAAPVAQDGVASPAATAILPARPVPTGLHWHSPVPRPDPPEVLRAFQAPPQPWRPGHRGVDLAADEPTVLAPADGTVRFVGSVAGRPVVSLEHPGGVISAVEPVSGSVSEGQAVRAGQPIGTVELGSQHCERTCVHLGVRLVDGWRIGTTVRDRYLDPSLLIGVTGPSVLWPLEGTAPAPTGGPGARPRRRRAGDQPRRPR